CCGCCGGTATCGTGAAGGCGTCGCCTGGTGAAAGGGGGTGGATGCCGTCGCAGCGCAGCGTTGCGGCACCGTCAAGCACGAACGTGAAGGCAAACTCTGCGTCGTGGGTACTGAGCGGCGTTTTTACGGTATCGCGTGGACGCACAACGCGCGCACCCGCAAGACCACCGGTCGCAGCCCCGATCCCCGTATTTCGGCATTCGAAACCGACGACGCGCCAGGGTCGCCAGCTTGCTATGTTGGCGATGTGGCGGACGAACCGCTGGCCGCCAAAATCCCGTGTCGGGTCCACGACCGGGGTTGGGAGTGTGAGTTCGTTGTCGGCAAAGGTCTCGTGCAGTGCTGGGCAGCCGATCTCGATTACTTCCAGGCCGGGGGAGCTTTCCAGTACGCGGTGACGGATGAGTGGGGGCTGCAGCACGCAATCACCGGCTTCGAGCACGAATGGCGGCCCTTGATCCTCGTAGACGACGCGAACCCATCCCTTACGGCAATAGATCATCTGGAAGCGCACATTGTGGAAGTGTACGTAATCGGCGACGGCCCCGCCGGCGCGGATCATGATATGGGAAGCGATGAAGCGGCCGCAGAGACGACCTGGAATGAGATCGCGATAGAACATGCCGGCACGGCCCGCACCCCATGCGGAACCTTCGCTCATTCGGCTAAGGACAAAGTGGGGATCGAGCGGTGGAATGACCAGGGCGGGCGCTGCATCGACGATTTCAATGTGCGTTCCGTTGGGTGCCTTGAGCACCCGGGCACCGTTCGCGACTTTATCCGGTTCGGGCGAGAGCAGGCGGATGGTCCCCGCCGCACAATCGCTGCCTCGCTCGAGCCGCAGGCGGAGCCCGAAGCCTGCGATGACCGCGACAGCCGGCGCGTCGGCGGGAAAGATCGCCTCAAGCCGGAAGCCGAGTGCTTGGGTGAAGAAATCTACCGTGGCGTCGAGCTCGACGCACGGCAGCACCACCTCCGCCGAACGAATTTGCGGGCCGCTCTCGGCTCCGATCATGGGGTCATCATAGTGATGGTGCGGGGCCTTGCCTACCGTTTGGGGTGCCGCCGTCGCGTTGGCGATAGGGCTCGCTCGCACGTCGTTGACGATGGCGACAAATTCCCGTCAATATCGGCGCGAGTTCGGCTCGCGACGGTTTCTCGTATCAGATGCAACCGTCACGTTATGTGGGTTGTCGGCTTTGGGGACTGGACGTTCGGACATGGTCAAGAAGGCGATCCTCTTCGGCAGCGATTTCGACGATCCTGCTCCCTTCCGCGCAGTCTTGGCGCGTGACTTCCCGAGCTGCGAATTTCGCGTGTGGCCCGACGCAGGTCGGATCGAGGACATCGAGTACGCGCTGATTTGGAAAATCGACGCCGGGGCGCTGCGCGCGCTTCCGAACCTCAAAGCGGTCCTAGCACTCGGCGCCGGCGTCGATCAAATCCTGAAGGACGGGACTTACCCGGCGCGCGTTCCGCTCTACCGCCTCCTCGATGCCGGGCTATCGGCGCAGATGAGCGAATATGCCATCTACGGTGTGCTCAACATTCACCGGCGCATGGACGAATACCGCGCTCAACAAGTGCAGCGCAAATGGCAGCGCCTCGACGCCGTGCATCCCTCGCAACGGACAGTCGGCGTGATGGGCCTCGGCGTGCTTGGCGCCGATCTCGCTCGCAAGCTCGGCATTCTCGGCTTCCGAACCCTCGGATGGAGTCGCACGCCAAAGGCGCTCCCAGAGGTTCAATGCTTTCACGGGGAGGACGGGCTTCGCGCGTTCTTGTCGAAATGCGATATCGTCGTCGTGCTCTTGCCGCTCACGCCGCAAACCCAAGGTATCGTCAATCGGACAACCTTGGCGCTTTTGCCGCCCGGGGCAGCCATCGTCAATATCGCACGCGGGCGACACGTTGTGGATGCCGATCTTCTTGCGGCCATCGGTTCCGGCCACATCAGCCACGCCATGCTCGATGTCTTTCACGACGAGCCGCTCCCGCCGGACCATCCTTTTTGGGGCCACCCGCGCGTCTTTCTGACTCCGCATATCGCGGCACAACCGATCGCCGAATTGGCCATGCGCCAAATCATTGAGAATCTTCGGCGGCTCGAAAACGGGGAACCGCCGATGGGCCGGGTGGACCTCGCAGCTGGCTATTGACCGCGGAGCCGAGCGGGCGCTTGATCATGAAGATGCCACGCAAACTATAATGTTTCATGCAGGCAGCCGGCTGATCGATTTCAGTACCCTCAAGAGAGGAGCGGGATGGGCAAGTCTTTGACCGACGCGCAAATCGCCGCCTATCGCGCGGATGGTTTCGTCTCGCGCATTCCCGTCCTTTCGCGGGACGAGGTTGAACTGCTCGCGCAACGCATTGTTGCGTTCGAGCGCCAGCATCCGGCCGATGTCGCCTGGGCGTTCGATATCAAGTGCAATCTGCTCCATGACTGGGTTGTGAAAGCAGGCACAGTCAAGTGGATGCTCGACACGGTCGAGGACCTTATCGGTCCAAATATCTTCATGACCGACGCGGTCTTTCGCATCAAGGAGCCTGGCTCCGACGTGCGCTATGACTGGCATCAGGATTCAGCCCGCATTCAGGTTGAGCCTTGCTTCGTGATCGGCTATCTGGCGGTGAGTCGTGCGACCGAGGCGAATGGTTGTCTGAAAGTGATTCCACGCACGCACACAACCGTGCAGCCTTTCTAC
This portion of the Alphaproteobacteria bacterium genome encodes:
- a CDS encoding cupin, which encodes MIGAESGPQIRSAEVVLPCVELDATVDFFTQALGFRLEAIFPADAPAVAVIAGFGLRLRLERGSDCAAGTIRLLSPEPDKVANGARVLKAPNGTHIEIVDAAPALVIPPLDPHFVLSRMSEGSAWGAGRAGMFYRDLIPGRLCGRFIASHIMIRAGGAVADYVHFHNVRFQMIYCRKGWVRVVYEDQGPPFVLEAGDCVLQPPLIRHRVLESSPGLEVIEIGCPALHETFADNELTLPTPVVDPTRDFGGQRFVRHIANIASWRPWRVVGFECRNTGIGAATGGLAGARVVRPRDTVKTPLSTHDAEFAFTFVLDGAATLRCDGIHPLSPGDAFTIPA
- a CDS encoding glyoxylate/hydroxypyruvate reductase A — encoded protein: MVKKAILFGSDFDDPAPFRAVLARDFPSCEFRVWPDAGRIEDIEYALIWKIDAGALRALPNLKAVLALGAGVDQILKDGTYPARVPLYRLLDAGLSAQMSEYAIYGVLNIHRRMDEYRAQQVQRKWQRLDAVHPSQRTVGVMGLGVLGADLARKLGILGFRTLGWSRTPKALPEVQCFHGEDGLRAFLSKCDIVVVLLPLTPQTQGIVNRTTLALLPPGAAIVNIARGRHVVDADLLAAIGSGHISHAMLDVFHDEPLPPDHPFWGHPRVFLTPHIAAQPIAELAMRQIIENLRRLENGEPPMGRVDLAAGY
- a CDS encoding phytanoyl-CoA dioxygenase family protein; this encodes MGKSLTDAQIAAYRADGFVSRIPVLSRDEVELLAQRIVAFERQHPADVAWAFDIKCNLLHDWVVKAGTVKWMLDTVEDLIGPNIFMTDAVFRIKEPGSDVRYDWHQDSARIQVEPCFVIGYLAVSRATEANGCLKVIPRTHTTVQPFYVVENAPGQPNRRVARAENPEIDRAVPLELEAGEVAFFSSNLIHASGPNRAQDRRVAILYDYTAAHARQNVGRGSGQLVRGHDHWNHFGHEPLPGPEFTPEVAAMRRRFLRNYPENPLMGPREPGIPIRFPDAFTGPFAERA